Genomic segment of Myxococcus stipitatus:
GCGGAGCGGGCTCAGATCAGCGTCTCCTTTCTTTCCATGATCGAGCGCGGCGAGCGCGTCCCCCACGTGGAGACACTCGCCGCCCTGGCCAACGCCCTTGGCGTCAGCCTGGGTGAGCTGTTCACTGGGACGGAGCAGACCCTTGCTCAGACGGAGGACCTGTTGCGTCCCCTGTCGGACTTCGCACGCGCCCGGGGCCTCACCGCTCGGGACGTGGACCGCCTGCTCGGGGTGGCCCGGGTGATGTTCAGCGGCACTGTCGCCTGAGCGACCCCTCCAGGACCCCCGTTGGACGCAAGGGGGTCCACGGTCTTCCAGTCCTGTTCTTGACTGGACGGTAGGTAGACCGAGAAGATGGCGGAAATGCGCTGTGCGCTGCTCGCGCACAGCGCGGTTCCTTCCTCGTCAAGGAGTCTTCGTTGATGCGTCCGGGTCTGGCCTCTTTGGTGGCCTTCACGAGCATGGTGTGGTTGGCGTGCTCTTCGCCGGCTCCTGCCACGCTTGAGTTCGTGGATCAGAATCCGCCCCGGCCTCGGCTGGGTGAAATCACCACGCTGCGCTTCCGCGCGGTGGACACGCGTGGCAGCCCGCAGGCGGGAACGCGGGTGACCTTCGCGCTCCAGTCTCCGGTGCCGGGCGTGGAGCTGTCGCCCACCGAGGGGACCACCAACCCCGGTGACGGCATGGTGTCCGTGCAGATTGTCGCGCGCGGCGGCCGCGTCGCCTCGGCGGTGGTCGTGGCCTCGGCGGGGGAGGGCGGAGAGGTCAAGACGGTCATCTCGCCCGTCATCGCCTTCGCGGGTACCA
This window contains:
- a CDS encoding helix-turn-helix domain-containing protein, producing MSDLGKRIGQRIRELRTQRPERWTQEELAERAQISVSFLSMIERGERVPHVETLAALANALGVSLGELFTGTEQTLAQTEDLLRPLSDFARARGLTARDVDRLLGVARVMFSGTVA